In Serinus canaria isolate serCan28SL12 chromosome 4, serCan2020, whole genome shotgun sequence, the sequence GAGGAAGACAGCTACACTggtttttaaagcagcatttctcagcCTATTTTTGGTGCATAAAGTATGCAGGTGCCAGAAACACTTAGAATAACTTGTAGGGGCAGTTTAATGTGGCAGACTGGAAAAACACAGCTTGTTGGGTCTAAGCACCCACACCATCACACCCATGCACAAAAATACAGTTGCAAAGCTTGCTACAATTTCAGAAACTCACTATTTCCAATTACACAGAAAAACCATTTGACGCAATGCAGGTATTCAGACTGTTTAGGATCTCTAAGTTCATATGTCACTGCATCAGTCAAGTGGAAAACTGCAACAGGGAGTAAAACTTTGGGACTTATTTCACTGGTTACATAAAAAAGGAAGcacattttgtttaaaatccaAGCTGTAAGTGAACATGCATATTCGTTTTCAGGATTTTACATTGCAgtgaagaaagcaaaagcacCTTTTCTGTGCAGTCTGTGAACACCTCAGCATTTTGCTGTGAAACAGTTTTAAGCAGTTCCACAGGTGAGAAAACACACCACCTTCCAATACCAGTTTATGGAGAAAACAGATATAAATTCAGGAAATCAGCTGGATAACAAAGAGTCCTTTGAATTACTACCGGAACAAGCTTCTGGCTTGCACTAGGGTTTGGAAAAGATAGGGCAGTGTTGCTGTACTGCTTAAAACCTCCCATTTTAAGGCCTTGTTTCAGTTTCCAAGCATTGACACTGATCCTGCTGTTCTGCTACTGCATAATGGACTGAAGACGGATGGACTTCAGTAGAACAGATTGTGCAATTAAGTAGAGATCCTCCTAATATAAGACAAAATCCAGCAAGCCAGCCAACAAACAATGCTTCCCCGAAATCCCACCTGGGAACAATATCTGGTATATTCtcatcccaaaattcctggaCTGTGGCATGGGCAACCCAGGAAACTGGGACAATAGCTGTAATCCCCGATATCCAGAAGAGAATTCCTCCAAACAGCAACAACCGTTTCTTTTGTTCCTGTTGTCTTTCACCAATTTTCAAACAGTCCAACCCAAATCCTGAGAGCAAAAGGCCCAAAAGCCCCGATCCAttggaaaaaaacatcaaaatccTAGAAATCCTGAGCTCTGGAGGCAAAGCTAGGAAAGAATCAAAGTCCTTGCATTGCATTCCGCCTTCTTCCTGGACAACACAAGCTTGCCAGAGTCCCATGGTCCAGATCTCCAGTTCATTTAGTTCCAAGTTAAGGTTTTTCCACTGGGGTAGATAGGTGGTGAGACAGGACAGGACCCATCCCAACAGAGAGACCAATATGCCACTTAATTGCATCACTGGTTGATAGACTAAGGCCATTGTAAGAGCCGAGTCCTGAAAGCTTGAGGAGAAAGGTCTCCCCAGCAGATCTGTACCAACTGCTACCTTGAGTGATGGTGGAAGCTGTGATGACTTTAGGTCTCTGCTGCCCCAAATATAAGCCCTTGCTATTAACCCTTTGCAAGCTCTGAAACACGTTTTTGTTCTTCACGAATATAAAGTTTCACATAAAGGACGAAGGACTTCACTAAACCATGAGTTAGGCTTTCCGATAAGGATTTGATCTGTTACCTTCCAATTTGCTTGGTAAAATTATATCCCAATGCTTGATGATTACAAGCCTGAGGATGAACAAAGAGGGCTCTATGACCCCTCACCCtaaaacacaacagaaatcTTTGTGCTTCAATACGGATTAATTAGATTTTAAGTGGTGATaaaaaggcagctctgtgtgcaacAGGACTTCATTGTAATAGCTAAATTTGAGATTTCAGGGATGTAAATCAAGGCCTTGTAAGAAAGGTAGACTGTTTGCCTATAATCTTTATTCTTAGGCTTCCTCAACATACATAATGGCTTATCTTCCACTGCCCTGTTTTATGTACCCAGCACTGTAAAAGACACTTTGTAAAAGATCCTTATGTTTCACATTTTCTAcattcatttcttttaaaatgggCTTTGTTTTGACGGACTCTTAAGGGGAAAAGGAGACGGGTATGGTGAAAGTACCATAGAGAATGAAATCCTAGACATGCCCTCCACCATAATGAACCCGGGCAGACCCAGCGTAAACTCTACCTGCCCCAGGACTTCAGCAACACCACGGTAGCAGCTTACACCAGCTCAGTGTCCCCTTTCCTAAAGCCCATGTCCCAGATGGCACACAGAGTATTCACTTAGCATCTAACAACATTTGGCACACAATGCTCCCAGGGCCAGGAATGCCTAGCACACCTTTCTGATCAAAGCA encodes:
- the LOC103825750 gene encoding claudin-22, encoding MALVYQPVMQLSGILVSLLGWVLSCLTTYLPQWKNLNLELNELEIWTMGLWQACVVQEEGGMQCKDFDSFLALPPELRISRILMFFSNGSGLLGLLLSGFGLDCLKIGERQQEQKKRLLLFGGILFWISGITAIVPVSWVAHATVQEFWDENIPDIVPRWDFGEALFVGWLAGFCLILGGSLLNCTICSTEVHPSSVHYAVAEQQDQCQCLETETRP